A stretch of the Alnus glutinosa chromosome 6, dhAlnGlut1.1, whole genome shotgun sequence genome encodes the following:
- the LOC133871592 gene encoding uncharacterized protein LOC133871592: MDRSWITKTRGTREYNNGCNAFVAFAVRNCKTPDGKIRCPCKVCRNNRHHSPDIVLEHLTAGRGIMVSYRNWFLHGETTVYNPDAASSSNLHPTDVASANSVEQGGDMQTMLRDAFGMHEVREPDREPQCVDQVGVENVTEEPAESGAQKYYDLLKKAEKPLHGGTKHSKLSATVHLYNLKCMGRLSNNIFSEFLQVINQLLPACDDALPANTYEAKKYLSDIGLGYEKIPACRNDCMLFWKANQELESCTVCGESRWKDEIYLDEDGQPTSSRKKRPVKVLQWFPLISRLQRLFMSEHTAPHMRWHEEDRTKDGVLRHPADGEAWKSFDLLHPKFSADSRNVRLGLTSDGFNPFGNMSTSHSTWPIMLLPYNLPPWMCMKQTSFILSLIIPGPSSPGMDIDVYLQPLIEELQKLWNVGVRTYDASNKQNFQMRAQLMWTINDFPAYADLSGWPNRGEKACPVCMHSTWSRRLKHGKKFCYMGHKRYLPMDHLWRRNKRAFDGNQEQESAPHVQSGDDILRQLDGMVFGDESAGKKREKKRKKRRAAEDATENVIWKKKSEDGQTYLPAACHTMSNKDKINFLKVIKNVKVPDGYASNVSRCVRLKERTISGLKSHDNHVIMQVLLPIALRRSLPDNVVRPLVELSAFFRDLCSTNLT; this comes from the exons ATGGACAGATCTTGGATTACGAAGACTCGAGGTACGAGGGAATACAATAATGGGTGTAATGCATTTGTGGCATTTGCAGTTCGTAACTGCAAAACACCTGATGGTAAAATCCGTTGCCCTTGTAAGGTCTGTCGGAATAACCGTCACCACTCGCCCGATATCGTCCTTGAGCACCTGACGGCGGGTAGAGGAATCATGGTCAGTTACAGAAATTGGTTCTTACACGGTGAGACAACCGTGTATAATCCTGATGCAGCCTCTTCTTCGAACCTTCATCCAACAGATGTTGCCAGTGCCAACAGTGTAGAACAAGGTGGCGACATGCAAACAATGTTGCGTGATGCATTTGGCATGCATGAGGTCAGGGAGCCCGATCGTGAGCCACAGTGTGTTGATCAGGTGGGTGTGGAAAATGTTACAGAAGAACCAGCTGAAAGTGGCGCTCAGAAGTACTATGACCTGCTAAAAAAGGCGGAGAAGCCACTTCATGGGGGTACTAAACATAGCAAACTGAGTGCTACAGTACacttgtacaacttgaagtgcatgGGCAGActgagcaacaatattttctcgGAATTCCTTCAGGTCATCAATCAGTTGCTGCCTGCATGTGATGACGCTTTGCCAGCTAATACGTACGAGGCAAAAAAATATCTCAGTGACATAGggctcgggtatgagaagatccCTGCGTGCCGTAACGATTGTATGTTATTTTGGAAGGCTAACCAGGAACTAGAGTCATGCACCGTTTGTGGAGAATCTAGGTGGAAGGATGAAATTTATTTGGACGAGGATGGTCAACCCACATCGTCGAGAAAGAAACGTCCGGTGAAAGTGTTGCAATGGTTTCCACTCATTTCACGCCTACAGAGACTTTTTATGTCGGAACACACTGcaccccatatgagatggcatgagGAAGACCGTACAAAGGACGGCGTGTTGAGGCATCCGGCCGATGGCGAAGCATGGAAGTCGTTTGACCTCCTACATCCAAAATTTTCAGCCGACAGTAGGAATGTTAGGCTTGGTCTGACCTCGGACGGCTTTAATCCGTTCGGGAACATGAGCACCTCTCACAGTACTTGGCCAATCATGCTTCTTCcatacaatttgcctccttggatgtgcatgaaacaaacgtCATTCATACTATCGCTGATTATTCCAGGACCAAGTTCACCTGGCATGGATATAGATGTGTATCTCCAGCCATTGATTGAGGAGCTACAGAAATTATGGAACGTAGGGGTGCGCACATATGATGCCTCAAATAAACAGAATTTTCAGATGCGGgcgcagttgatgtggacaattaaTGATTTCCCAGCGTATGCAGATCTGTCCGGGTGGCCCAACAGGGGTGAGAAGGCATGCCCTGTCTGTATGCATTCAACATGGTCTAGACGATTAAAACATGggaaaaaattttgttatatgggACACAAAAGATACTTGCCAATGGATCATCTTTGGAGACGGAACAAGAGGGCATTTGACGGCAACCAAGAACAAGAAAGTGCACCCCACGTGCAAAGTGGTGATGACATCCTGAGACAGTTGGATGGGATGGTATTTGGGGATGAAAGTGCGggcaagaaaagagagaagaagcggaagaagagACGAGCGGCAGAAGATGCAACTGAGAATGtcatttggaaaaagaaaa gTGAGGATGGTCAAACCTATTTGCCTGCAGCTTGTCACACAATGTCCaacaaagataaaataaattttctgaAGGTGATAAAAAATGTAAAGGTACCTGACGGATATGCATCAAATGTTTCTCGATGTGTACGCCTCAAGGAACGTACGATATCGGGCCTGAAGAGCCATGACAACCACGTAATAATGCAAGTGCTTCTCCCTATTGCATTGCGTCGCTCACTGCCAGATAatgtggttagacctcttgttgaGCTGTCCGCATTTTTCAGGGACCTCTGCTCAACAAACTTAACCTAA